The proteins below come from a single Acinonyx jubatus isolate Ajub_Pintada_27869175 chromosome A1, VMU_Ajub_asm_v1.0, whole genome shotgun sequence genomic window:
- the LOC113603471 gene encoding ATP synthase subunit f, mitochondrial-like: MDTQDSKMVSVIPVKEKLMDVKLGELPSWILLGDFFLRHGWNVSKEGIPGISMVLTAYVLFNYFLSNKELKPKWLHKYY; this comes from the coding sequence atggACACCCAGGACTCCAAGATGGTGTCCGTCATACCAGTGAAGGAGAAGTTGATGGATGTCAAACTAGGAGAGCTGCCAAGCTGGATACTGTTGGGGGATTTCTTCCTAAGGCATGGCTGGAATGTTTCAAAGGAAGGAATCCCTGGGATTTCTATGGTGCTGACAGCGTATGTGCTTTTCAACTACTTTCTTTCAAACAAGGAACTCAAACCCAAGTGGCTACACAAGTACTACTGA